The Stigmatella ashevillena genomic sequence CAGAGGAATCGCTGTGGGTCAAAGACAGGCCATTCGACCTCTGGGAGTTGGAGGAGATCGTCTACCAACTGCCCAGCCGCCGCTTCTGGAAGGCTGCTGCTGGACCCGATGGGCTGCACTTCATCGTCGAGAAAGAACAGGGCAGAGACACTCTTCCACCAGCCCTCTTGAGTCAACTGGAACAACAGCACGGCGTCCGCCTGACGGTGGAGCTGGTTCCCAAGGGAACTCTCTACGACCGGAAAGAGCTCATCTCATTCGGAATGTTGGGCAAGCCGGTCTACCTCTGCACGCCACAGTCTTTGTTGGAACACCGCCCGTGACCGGACGGTGATCACACTCAACAAATCTGCCTGCGGCACTCAATCCTGGCTCACCTTTCGCCGCAGGCTCTCAACACCATCGGGAAGCCAGGAGGAGAACAAATCATGGACGGAATGAACGTGAACAGCATGAACGATGTCACCACCATGGAGAAGCGCGAGCGCATTCGGCTCGAGCGCATCGATGGAGACCGCAACCGCATCGAGGAAGCCAGTTCTCTCATCGTCTGGTTCGATACCGCTGGCCTGTCTACTCCGAAGGACTGTGAGGGCATGCTCGAGCGGGTGATCAATCTGGACTACACCGGGGCCGTCCTCTACCCTGACAATCTGGCCGCGCTCGCGCCCGTTCTCCCGGCGCGCATGCTCAAAGTCTTCCATGTCCAGCAACTCGCGGACCTGGAGCGGCTGCGGTCCCTGCCTCAGGCCGGCCAGGAGTTCATCGTGGCCAGCCCGGACGCGCAACTGCTGGAAAAAGCCGCGGCGATGGGCTTCAAGACCTGTTACCGGGCCTACGTGGATGACGGTGCAAGCCTGCATCAGTCCATCCAGGAGGGCGTCCACCACGCTTTCCTGATGATCCGCTTCCGCGACCCCACGAACATTCCCCTGGAGCTGGTCATCGCCTCGCTCCAGGCCACGCACACTGTGCTCATCAAGGAGATCAACTCTCCCACGGATGTGGATGACGCAATCGTCACCCTGGGCGTGATGGAGGTAGGAGCGGAGGGTGTCATGTTCTCCCCGCGCTCTCACGAGGCGCTGAGCGAGTTTGTCTCGCGGCTCGGTCGGCTGAATTGCTCCTTGGTGAAGATCGATGTCGCCACCCTGGTGCGGAGTACGCCCATTGGAATGGGCTATCGCAGCTGCATCGACACCTCGACGCTCTTCTCTCCCACCGAGGGGATCCTGGTAGGCTCCACGTCTCAGGGCGGGTTGCTGTGCTGCCCAGAGGTCTTCTTCCTGCCGTACATGGAGCTGCGCCCCTTCCGGGTGAACGCCGGGGCGGTCCACAGCTACGTCTACAACTTCGGCAACCGCACGGACTACATGAGTGAGCTGCGGGCGGGCGCTCCCGTGATGCTCGTGGACCGCTCCGGAAACGCGCGCAGAGCCAGCGTCGGCCGCATGAAGACGGAGGTCCGCCCCTTGCGCCTCATCGAGGCGGAGTTCCAGACCGGTGAGCGCGTCAACGTAATCATGCAGGACGACTGGCATGTCCGGATCTTCTCGGATGAGGCCAAGCCGCTGAACATCACCGAACTGCGGCCCGGGGACAAGGTGCTCGGCCACGTGGCCAAGCCCGGCAGGCACGTGGGCATCAAAGTCGACGAGCACATCATCGAGACCTGAGCTTCTTTCTGATTCGCTGGCTCGCATCGCATTTCAATACAGGGAGTTTTCATGAGTGGAATTGCCAAGAAGATCCGCTGGTCACGCTTCGTGGACCGGCGGCATGGACGGGGAATCATCGTTCCCATCGATCATGGGCTCTCCATCGGCCCCGTGGAGGGGCTGAACAGCCCCTCACAAGTCGCCCGCTGGATCGAACACCCGGGTATCACGGGTATCATCGCCCACAAGGGCATGGTGGAGCGTCTCGGAAGCCAGGACCTGCTGCGCGGAATCGGCATCATGGTTCATCTCAATGGAATGATGTCGCTGGCTTCGGCACCAGACCGGAAGGAAAGGCTGACGTCCGTGGAGGCCGCGCTCCGGCTGGGGGCAGATGCCGTCTCCGTGCAGCTCAACTTCGACGGGACCAACGATGCCCATAACCTGGTCCAGTTGGGAGCCGTGGTGGACGAAGCCCAGCGCTACGGCCTGCCCGTCCTGACCATGCTTTATGACAAGATTCCCTGCGCTGAGAGGGAAACGGGCATAAAGCGGCTTCGGCACTTGATGCGTGCCTGCGTGGAACTGGGAACAGATGCCCTCAAGCTGGCCGCGCCGGAAGAGCTCTCGCTCATGCCCATGCTGCTCGAGGGCATCCGGGAACACACCGCAGTCTTCTTCGCAGGCGGGGCCGTTCGCTCGGAGGAAGAGATGCTCCTGATGGCCCAAGAGGTGGTGAACTGCGGGGCCACAGGCTTGTGCGTGGGACGAAACATCTTCCAGCGGCCATCCGCCCTCGCCACGCTCACTCGGTTGCAGGAAGTCGTGCTGGGAAGCTCCAGCACGATGCAGGCGAGTCCACCCACATGGCCACTCTCCGCCACCAATGCCCGCGTCCGATGGTCCGCCCCTGTGGAGGAGGTGGTGAAATGAAACCCGCCGTGACAGGAACGTTGATTGGCGGCCCACCGATCCAGGCTCGGCGGCGGCCCTTGATCGTCAAGAAGTTTGGCGGCACCTCCGTGGCCAGCATCGAGCGCATCCGTAGAATCGCGCGGCTGGCGCTGGAAGCACAACGGGCGGGCAACGACGTGGTGGTCGTGGTCAGCGCCATGGGAGGAGA encodes the following:
- a CDS encoding class I fructose-bisphosphate aldolase, which translates into the protein MSGIAKKIRWSRFVDRRHGRGIIVPIDHGLSIGPVEGLNSPSQVARWIEHPGITGIIAHKGMVERLGSQDLLRGIGIMVHLNGMMSLASAPDRKERLTSVEAALRLGADAVSVQLNFDGTNDAHNLVQLGAVVDEAQRYGLPVLTMLYDKIPCAERETGIKRLRHLMRACVELGTDALKLAAPEELSLMPMLLEGIREHTAVFFAGGAVRSEEEMLLMAQEVVNCGATGLCVGRNIFQRPSALATLTRLQEVVLGSSSTMQASPPTWPLSATNARVRWSAPVEEVVK
- a CDS encoding 3-dehydroquinate synthase II → MDGMNVNSMNDVTTMEKRERIRLERIDGDRNRIEEASSLIVWFDTAGLSTPKDCEGMLERVINLDYTGAVLYPDNLAALAPVLPARMLKVFHVQQLADLERLRSLPQAGQEFIVASPDAQLLEKAAAMGFKTCYRAYVDDGASLHQSIQEGVHHAFLMIRFRDPTNIPLELVIASLQATHTVLIKEINSPTDVDDAIVTLGVMEVGAEGVMFSPRSHEALSEFVSRLGRLNCSLVKIDVATLVRSTPIGMGYRSCIDTSTLFSPTEGILVGSTSQGGLLCCPEVFFLPYMELRPFRVNAGAVHSYVYNFGNRTDYMSELRAGAPVMLVDRSGNARRASVGRMKTEVRPLRLIEAEFQTGERVNVIMQDDWHVRIFSDEAKPLNITELRPGDKVLGHVAKPGRHVGIKVDEHIIET